A part of Candida albicans SC5314 chromosome 2, complete sequence genomic DNA contains:
- the RTA2 gene encoding phospholipid-translocating ATPase (Flippase involved in sphingolipid long chain base release; mediates calcineurin-dependent ER stress response and resistance to azoles; Plc1p, Ca2+, calcineurin-regulated) — protein MSEILNYLSSWTPTSTPTSTTLSSIATSHVSKLSQTVASVISQATTETDWYNLRSLSQAYRGAQASLTIISAEKVLATATDSQVQSRATQAIFEATLNLKDLSMEQNIYGYELNRAANIIYLVVYAIIFGYTLLMCIKSKYWWYNVTFVCGYGLEFVGFLGRVLSFNDTSNMSHYIMQSVALTIAPAFIMAGVYFLFGQLVVIHGRQYSVLKPMWYSYFFITADVVSLLIQAAGGGIASVASSNHKDSSVGTNIMIAGIAAQVVAMTIFLVFWFEFLNRLYFKNSRSDLIVDCPYGRRSISNYFKLLLNVKSVRGHRHTHLEKYYNEKFASIRQIPLFDYMVLAMTIAVIVVYIRCVYRVAELAEGWGGYLFTHEPYLMILDAAMIAIAGLIFIPFHPVWVFGKNNIVKLATIKKNLDENEKNQDVEYNDDVESQERSSSVVANDIHCLNSKL, from the coding sequence ATGAGTGAAATCTTGAATTATTTATCTTCGTGGACTCCAACTTCCACACCTACATCCACTACATTATCGTCAATAGCTACATCCCATGTTTCAAAACTTTCCCAAACTGTTGCCTCAGTGATTTCTCAAGCCACCACTGAAACAGATTGGTATAATTTACGGTCATTGTCACAAGCATATCGTGGTGCTCAAGCTTCATTAACAATCATTTCGGCAGAAAAAGTGTTAGCTACCGCTACTGATAGTCAAGTACAGTCAAGAGCCACACAAGCGATTTTTGAAGCTACTTTAAATCTTAAAGATTTATCTATGGAACAAAACATTTATGGTTATGAATTAAATCGTGCAGCAAATATCATATATTTAGTTGTTTATGCAATAATTTTTGGTTATACCCTTTTAATGTgcattaaatcaaaatactGGTGGTATAATGTGACATTTGTCTGTGGATATGGTTTAGAGTTTGTTGGGTTCTTAGGACGAGTGTTGTCATTTAATGATACTTCCAATATGAGTCATTATATAATGCAGTCTGTTGCTTTAACCATCGCACCTGCATTCATCATGGCAGGTGTATACTTTTTATTTGGGCAATTGGTGGTTATTCACGGGAGACAATATTCAGTTTTGAAGCCAATGTGGTattcttattttttcatcactGCCGACGTGGTTTCATTATTGATCCAAGCTGCTGGTGGAGGTATTGCTTCTGTGGCGTCAAGTAACCATAAAGATAGTTCAGTCGGGACTAACATTATGATTGCTGGTATTGCTGCTCAAGTTGTGGCGATGACAATATTCTTGGTGTTTTGGTTTGAGTTTCTTAATCGCTTATACTTTAAGAATTCTCGTTCTGATTTGATTGTCGATTGTCCCTATGGTCGACGTTCGATAAGCAattattttaaattattgttgaatgtCAAATCGGTAAGAGGTCATCGTCATACTCATTTGGAAAAATACTATAATGAGAAATTTGCTAGTATTCGACAAATACCATTATTCGATTATATGGTGCTTGCCATGACCATTGCTGtcattgttgtttatattCGTTGTGTCTATAGAGTGGCAGAATTGGCTGAAGGATGGGGTGGATATTTGTTCACGCATGAACCATATCTCATGATTTTGGATGCAGCAATGATTGCTATTGCCGGTCTAATTTTCATTCCATTCCATCCAGTTTGGGTATTTGGtaaaaacaatattgtCAAGTTGGCAACCATCAAGAAGAAtcttgatgaaaatgaaaaaaatcagGACGTTGaatataatgatgatgttgaatcACAAGAACGCAGTTCTAGCGTGGTTGCAAATGACATACATTGTTTAAATAGTAAGTTATGA
- a CDS encoding tRNA (guanine(9)-N(1))-methyltransferase (Ortholog(s) have tRNA (guanine(9)-N(1))-methyltransferase activity, role in tRNA N1-guanine methylation and cytoplasm, nucleolus localization), translating into MTEQTSEATVVNNSPAPTIPKIKREKPTPEEIEERRKLKQLEVVPEGFSRKQWKRELKKQRWQDTKQEYLEVQREKKRLARQRKRERLKDLDENDELRKAQPIPSRQISTNNVSVIIDCDFDELMHEKEIVSLSNQIKACYSAMRHCTYKLPIQITSFNKRLKQRFEAQLHDYHLWQGNISFTDRSLTEYVTGAPNSESKDNDGNSNSNTTNSTDTINTENLVYLTADTDEEITKLEPNHTYIIGGIVDKNRHKQLCYNKAKELGIKVARLPIGKYIEMNGRHVLVTSHVYELLCKWFENDGDWETAFNKVLPPRKIKSKSPS; encoded by the coding sequence ATGACAGAACAAACTCTGGAAGCCACGGTGGTTAATAATTCACCTGCTCCCACGATTCCTAAAATTAAACGAGAAAAACCAACTCCggaagaaattgaagaacGAAGAAAATTAAAGCAACTCGAAGTAGTTCCAGAAGGGTTTTCAAGAAAACAATGGAAAcgagaattgaaaaaacaaagatgGCAAGATACAAAACAAGAATACCTTGAAGTTCAACGAGAAAAGAAACGACTTGCACGTCAAAGAAAACGGGAAAGATTGAAGGAtcttgatgaaaatgatgaattacGTAAAGCTCAACCCATCCCATCTCGACAAATATCAACTAATAATGTATCagttattattgattgCGATTTCGATGAATTGATGCATGAAAAGGAGATTGTTTCTCTTtcaaaccaaatcaaaGCGTGTTATTCAGCCATGAGACATTGTACATATAAACTCCCAATACAAATTACATCGTTCAACAAACGACTCAAGCAGAGGTTTGAAGCACAATTACATGATTACCATCTTTGGCAAGGCAACATATCTTTTACTGATCGATCTTTGACCGAATATGTTACTGGTGCCCCTAATTCTGAATCAAAAGATAATGACGGTAACAGTAACAGTAACACCACTAATTCAACAGACACGATCAACACTGAAAATTTGGTATATCTCACCGCTGAtactgatgaagaaattaccAAATTGGAACCAAATCATACATATATTATTGGTGGGATAGTTGATAAAAATCGTCATAAACAACTTTGTTATAATAAAGCCAAAGAATTAGGTATAAAAGTGGCAAGATTACCAATTGGTAAATATATAGAGATGAATGGTAGACATGTTTTAGTGACTAGTCATGTTTATGAATTGCTTTGTAAATggtttgaaaatgatggtGACTGGGAAACAGCTTTCAATAAAGTGTTGCCACCAAGAAAGATCAAAC